The Camelina sativa cultivar DH55 chromosome 16, Cs, whole genome shotgun sequence sequence GCAAAGAAAGACAAACAAGCTGGTAAGGCACCCATTCAGAGTCAGCTGCCTATTGTCGAAGTAAATGCAGTTTCTTCTGCTGCAAACAAAGACAAAGCCATATCTGGGACCTCAATACCTCCATCGACTCACGTACTAAACAAGCCAGGACAAAATGAGGCTCTCGCTGGCGTAACAAGTAACAGGAAGGTGCATTATAGTAAGGAGACCAACTATCTTCCTCAGGAAATTGCAAAGGACTTCCAGTTGAACCTTGATGAAGGTAAACTCTGTATCGACTTAACTGCAAACCTGTTCTCTCATCTATCACCAAGTGCGAATTTGGCCAGAGAAGAGGGGGAAGTTTCAGAAAATGATTCCATTCCCGGGGATGATGACAATCCTGATGAGGACTCTGACCGCTTCCTCAAGGTCATATCCAAgcggctgaagaagaagaaggattctCGAGTAAGGGCTGGAGGCCCTTTAAACCTCTAATTCAATATCCcatatatggatattttttgtcgtaATGTAAGAGGTCTAAACGACCCTGCAAAGCGGAGAAGCCTTAAAAAATGGATAAAGGTACATAAACCTCTATTTGGTGGTGTAATAGAAACTCATGTAAGACCGGAGAAGACGCAGCGTGTCTGTTCTACTGTGGCTCCGGGTTGGTTTTTTGCGGATAATAATGAGTACTCAGACCTTGGGAAGATCTGGTTAATCTGGCATCCTACGGTAAAGGTGACAATTTTGTCTAAATCCCTTCAGATGATAGTCTGTTTGGTGCAGTTGCCTTTTGTGCAAAGGGAGATAGTGGTATCTCTTGTATATGCATCATCGAGCAGTAGTGAAGAGAGGAAGCTTTTGTGGTCAGAAATTCAAACATTTGCCTCCTCACCTGAGCTTCTGAACAAACCTTGGACTGTTCTTGGGGACTTCAATCAAGTCCTGCATCCCCACGAACATTCAAATCCACTCTTCAATACTTACACCAGAGCAATGCGAGAAATGAGTCAAGCACTGATCAACTCATACCTCTCTGACCTCCCATTTTGTGGTAACACATACACATGGTCAAACAGGCAAGAACCCGGTGCGATCACGAAGAAGTTGGACAGAATCTTGGTAAACGACGAATGGATGTCTGCTTTTCCGCAATCACTTGGAGTTTTTGGTGAACCAGGCTTCTCTGATCACAGCCCTTGTTGTCTCTTTCTGGATATCAACAAGCCGAAGATCAACCTGCCTTTCAAATTCCTGACCATGCTGAATCAACACCCTGATTTTGCACCTCTTATCAAGACGTGGTGGACAGCACTAAACTTTGATTGCTCAAGAATGTTGAAATTCTCGAAGAAGCTGAAGGAATTAAAGGCAGTCATAAGTGAATTCAGGAAAAATAACTACTCAGAGTTGGAAAAGAAAGTGCTTCACGCTTATGAAGATCTTCTTGCCTGTCAGCAAATCCTTCTAAGTGATCCTCTGACCAAGCAatgcaaagagaaaaacaagcACATCAAACTTGGTGTCTACTGGCAAAAGCAGAGGAGATTTTTTTAAGACAGAAATCAAGGATTTGTTGGCTTGAAGAGGGCGACAAGAATTCAAAGTTTTTTCACAGGGTGGTGTTATCTAGACAAGCTCAAAATCAAATCCTCTTTCTCACTGACGAAACTGATCGTATTGTCGACACGAAGGTTGGTATCCAGAGCTTAGCTGTCGAGTTTTTTCAGAATACCCTAGGATCAAGTTCAAATGCAACGCCCTTGTCTGTTGAGGAGCTCCAGCTGCTTCTCCCTCAGAGATGCTCTGTTGAGGCATTACAAGTCCTATCTGCTCCCGTTTCACCAGAGGAGATCAAAGCAGTGGTTTTCTCCCTTCCAAAAAACAAGGCTCCTGGACCAGATGGTTACTCTGTAGAATTTTTCACGGCTCACTGGGAAGTTGTTGGATCTGATCTAATCTCTGCAGTCTTGGAATGCTTTAACTCTGGATGTATCCTCAAGCAATGGAACTCTACCATTCTCACGCTCATCCCGAAGTCGCAAAATGCATCACGGATGACAGACTTCAGACCAATTGCCTGCTGTAATACGATATACAAAGTAGTGTCAAAGTTGTTGGCTAACAGGTTAAAGACGGTATTGTCTGAGCTCATAGCCAACACCCAGTCCGCTTTCATCCTGGGTGTCTCTTGGTAGAAAATGTACTCTTTGCTACGGAACTGGTCCAAGGGTATAATCTGAAAAATATTTCTCCAAGGGGAATGCTTAAAGTAGACCTCAAAAAGGCCTTCGACTCCGTTCACTGGGATTTCATTATCGCTACTCTGAAGACACTGAACTTTCCTGAACATTTTGTCAAACTCATCACTGAATGCATCACGACTCCTCGTTTCTCAGTCTCTGTAATTGGTGAATCCTGTGGTTTCTTTAAGGGTGCAAAAGGGCTTCGACAAGGTGATGCCATATCTCCTTACCTGTTTACTCTGGCTATGGAGGTTTTCACGCAAATCCTGAACAGTTCATACAGCAGAGGACTCATTGGTCATCATCCCAACGCTGAAAACCCTCAAGTAACCCACCTGGCCTTCGCAGATGACATCATGAATTTCTTTGATGGTCAAAAAGACTCTTTGGATAACATCACGAGGGCACTTCAAGGTTTCGCTGATAACTCTGGACTCTCTATGAATAAGTCGAAGACTGATCTTTTCGTTGCAGGAGTGAACCAAACTGAAACCTCTAGGATGGCTTCCCTTGGTTTCAGCTTCGGCTCACTTCCTATCAGATATCTGGGCTTGCCACTTATGCACAGGAAGCTGCGTGTTGCAGACTATGGGCCTCTGATTGACAAGATTACTTCGAGATTCACAAGTTGGTCCGCCAGGGCACTCTCATATGCGGGGAGAAGGGAGCTGATCTCAACTGTTATCTATGGCACGATAAATTTCTGGGCCTCTGCGTTTATTTTACCACAAGCCTGCATCAGACAAGTTGAGAGCTTATGCGCTAGATTTCTTTGGTCTGGGGATATTACAAAGAAACCTCACGCAAAAGTAGCCTGGAAATTGATATGTTTACCTAAGGAGGAAGGAGGTCTGGGTCTTCGTTGCTTCTCAATGTGGAATAAAGTCCTCTGTCTTAAATTGATTTGGAGGCTTTTCTCTGCAGATGACTCGCTCTGGGCAAAATGGCTAAGGAATAATAAGATCAAAGATGGAGTTTTTTGGCTGATagatgaaaagaaaacagaCATCTTGGACGTGGAAAACACTTCTGCAGCTGCATCCCCTTGCAAGTCGTTTCTTACGATCTGAGATGGGAAATGGGAAACGGGTAAGCTTTTGGCATGATTGGTGGACGCCTTTTGGACCGCTCATCAACTTCCTGGGGCCAACGGGACCAAGTCAAACTGGCATCCCTCTACACTATTCTGTAGCCATGGCATGCTCCCAGAGGTCATGGAGGCTAAGACCAGCCCGATCGCCACAAGCAGAGCAACTGCACATTCAATTAACAACAGTGCAACTTCCAGCTTCCACAAACGAACTGGACTCATTCCTCTGGCAAACTAAAGGTGAACgctcaaacaaattcaatatTCAGAAAACCTGGGAGGCTCTCCGTTACAGACAAGGGTCTGTACCGTGGTCAAAGCAAGTTTGGTACAAAGGCGCTATCCCAAGACATGCATTTCTTCTGTGGATCACTCATCTAAACCAGCTCCCAACGAGATCTAGATTGGCTACCTGGGGAATGCAGATCGATACATCTTGTTGCATATGCGGGCTCTATCCTGAAACTAGGGATCATCTATTCCTCCACTGTGACTATAGTGAGGTATTATGGGCTGAGGTTACAAAACGGCTAGGCTATAGACCTTTTGTGTTTCAAACTTGGGAAGCTCTTTTGGCCTGGATGGATTGTTCAGACGCTAGTTCTACTCAAACGCTAAGGAGGCTAGTTTCACAGGCTGTTATTTACGCCTTGTGGAATGAAAGGAATAACCGGCTGCACAATAATAACTTCACACCATCACATGTGCAATTTAAGGTTCTGGATAGACAAGTCAGAGACGCCATTCTTGAAAAGGGTCATAGGAAAAACTTCAAATATCTTTTGGGACAATGGTTGAAGCACCTATAGCGAGTAATATTTGCACTCGTGTATTCTTCAGTTAGCccttgtttttctaatttttttggcaAGGCCTAATATGTATAACAATTATTGTAGTATCCTACAATCCTTTTCTTCaataaaaattcacaaattttttttaaaaaaaaaaaaaaaaaaaattgatgaaaacacaaaatctcacCTAAGTTAGTCCTATATTGGTCAGAGGAACaatgttttggattttataaCTACTGGATTTGAATGTGGTGCCATGCagaatatgtattaatgttttaccATGTTCcgtgaaaattatacaactaAGAAAATCACAAATTGTCTCcatatttatataagaaaaaattatgttttctaaagagaaaaaaaaaaatatacggagtttttattttttatatttttttttaaaagagattaaaaaaacatgGATCTCAAAAATATTCTCTCCCAGATGGGAGCTTGACCTAACGGTTTAAGTGGGAGTGAAGTAGGTCGAAAGCGACCCTTTGAGTGAGAGTGTACGGACgattttgtttaaattaccaaaatacccctttaataataataattgacaAAGGAGAGTGCGAATGATATGATTACTACACCATTTgatttctctcttcctttttaaaaaaaaaattatattatgtgTGTAATGCTGCTAACTCCCACTTTTCATATTTGgaaagtttgtatttttcaatTCTTAATCTTATAATATATCCTTTGCTGATAAAAACACAAAGCCTTGttataatcttttttattgCGTATTACATGTACACTATCAGATATGAGAGCcagtcaaacataaaacaacatTGCTATTAATTAGTATCATCACTAGATCTCGAACCAATGGATAATACGTATGAAATTTCTACAAAACCTATGTCCTTAACATTATGGATGTAATTTCAATGTGTTTATATTTGACCAACTTCTAACTGGGTGAACTAACcgtatctaaatatatattcgaAGTTATAATACCAGTGTATACGTACCTTCCTAATTAGAAAAGTAATGATCATAAGTTCCAAATACAATGTAATCATACGGAGTAAAAGAAagacataaaaaaacaagaaaacgttATCATTTAGTCCAACTAACAACACTACATAAATATtgttgagtatatatatatatatacgcacaTGTGTTTACAATTATGTAAATAAGTCACACTcacacaacatatataaaaactaaaatctgaACAGTGAAACAAcgatatcaataatacaaagcACTAAATTATAAGTAATTGCTTTTGTTTATACTAAAAACAGATTATTATGAAATCATCTTTAACAGTTGATAATATATACAGTACTATAGCTCTTTATTTCCAAGTTACGTATGGTAACAAGGAAGAATCTGATTTCTTACCCTAATCGAATCAACGGACCCGCTGCATACGCATCAAGAGCTTTTAATTTGTAGATTAGCATTATTGACGACATAGATAATTAATCAtacttaaattaaattaattagaattacTTATATTATTAGCGAACTTAGAGTTTTAAGACACTACAAGCTTACCCTTTAGAGGAGGGAAGAGTCGTTTCTATGATTTTAGCACAGCttaaaatttaggttttttttaaaagaactcAGTCTTCTTCGATCGACATAATAGTACTCCACAGAGATacttaacaaatatataatacaacatGAGTGCGGAATAATAATCTAtgttttttacatttgtttattGTCTAACAAGACCTATGCTGCAAGTTATTAATACAATCACCCCTAAAATGCTCTTGTTTATATTAGACCTTCTCGATCGGGGTTGTTAGTGGGGTTGTTAGAGtttagtagaaaaaaaataaatcagaagaaaagaaaaaattgaagggAACCTCTTATTTAATAGCCTGAACTCAGTTTTAAGGGACACTACGTGTCATTATTTCGTTGGTTGGGCTGTAAAAtacaaaagggtaaaaaaaaattaagatacaaACCACCATTTTTTCGTCTCTCACTTTCTCTCATTCTCCCTTTCTCTCCTTCACTCGCGATCGAAGTCTTGATCCAACAAAGGATGTTTGCTTTAATTGGAGGTTATAGAATCAGTCTCGTGTTTGGTCGGAGGCGATTTGACACGGCTGAGATCTTGGTGGAGGCGACTGTAGCGGCAGCGAAGTGAATCGTCGTGGAGGTTGTATTGGAGCCGCTGCAAACGGGAAGGCGATTCAATGCTGGAATCAATCCGATTGAGAGTGTAAGTTTTTCAGTTCAATTGTAAGATTAGGTTTACAGTtaggtttatttgattttggatcgcaaattagggtttttgatgtttgttcaaaaattggattctttgtgtgtttgtgttccgATTTATAATTGATGGTTTACACGGATTAGTGTTCTTGGTTCTTTGTATTCCGATTTGGTCTGTTTGTGTTTCGAGTTGGTGTGTTGTATAACAATTGATAAGTGATGCTTAAATTgggattagggttcttgagaaCCATGTGATCCGTTTGTGTtcagttttttggtttgttagtgTTCTGATTAGGTGTGTTTGTGTtcagttttttggtttgttagtgTTCTAATTAGGTGTGTTTGTGTTCCGTTTTGGTGTGTTCAGTTTGTGGTCTGTTTGTGTTCTGTTATTGGTCTTATTGTGTTATGTTATTGGTctgtttgtgttatgttattgGTGTGATTGTGTTTTGTTATTGGTGTGATTGTGTTCTGTTATTGGTTTGATATTCATTGTAATTTGCGGATTGTGATATATgtctctattttgttttgaggtTAAATGGGGACAAATGGATTGATGGAAGTACATGAGTATAGAGTCTGCTACCTGTTCGGCTATGAAGGAAGGTATTTTAGCATCGtcctctttttcttcatttaatttggtgttattttagGTAAGAGTCGAGTCTCACATTGATGatattgctttgtttgttggttgttatTAATACGTTTAGTACTTGCCTATTAGAGAGGTCtacatcaaaatttaactatGATGGTTTGTGTTATGGTTGTGAAGATGTTTATTGTGTGGTTGTTGTAGTGTAGGttaaaacataaatacaaaatttaaagcaaCTAGTTGTGAAAGTTAAATTCACCTAACTAACAATATAAATTGAAAGACTTAATTCTCATAGTAAAAACACCAAGTAAACACACACCACACTATTAACCgtaaaaacttcttcttcaatatccTTTTAACACACAATATGGATTCAGACGACTCCATGAATCCATATCGTCCGACCCCAAGCTTCTTCAATCTGTTAACCAGTCAACTTGAAACCCAAAACCTCGAATACACTCATTGTGAGAGTCCATGTTCGGAGGCTCCATCTGAACCTGCATCTCCTCTAGAAAACCGGAAGTCAAGGAATGCATGGTTACCTTCTGATGATGTCATGCTTGTTAGTGCATGGCTTAACACTAGCAAGGATCCGATCAGATCCAATGAGCAAAGACGTGGAGCATTTTGAGAGAGGATTGAGGATTACTATGCGGAATGTCCGAATGCTGAAGGTCGGCCAAAAAGAGAGGCTCATCATTGTAAACAGAGGTGGGGGAGGATAAACGACTTGGTGTGCAAGTTTGTTGGTTGTTTCGAAGCTGCAACAAGAGAGAAGTCTAGTGGACAAAACGAAGATGATGTGATGAAGCTAGCACACCAAAGTTACTTCAATGATCAGAATCAGAGAATTACCTTGGAGCATGCTTGGCGAGAGTTAAGATATGATCAAAAATGGTGTGCTAGCACATCATCTAAAGTTAATGGAGTGAAAAGGGGAAGGGTGGTGGGTGAGGATGTGTCCGCACAACCTGTGGTTGATGTCGAAGATGAACCACAGCCCCCTCCTCCTGGTGTTAAGGCTGCAAAGGCTGCAAAGAGGAAGGCTAAACCGGCTGTGGAGGAGGATGGAAAAGCTTTCTTGGAGTTTCAGCTGGAACGTGTTACGCGGATGTATGAGATGAAGCAAGAGGATTTCGCtatgaaggagaaggagtttGCTATGAAAAAGGAACATAGCTTACATGTGATGCTTGAAGCTCTCATTGCTAAAAAGGATTCAATTACTAAAACTGAAAAAGCCCTTAAGGAAAAACTAATTAATGATTTGATGTCATCGGGTTGAATCTTTGTGTTTTATTAACTATGTTTGTAGTGTTCTATGCTTATGTTGAAACATAACATGAATCGGATGTATGCTTATGTTCAAGGAATCAGATGTATGCTTTTGTTGaatatgttatgttttatgAATCGAATTAAGTTTGTTTGTTGAATATGTTCTGTTTTATGAATCAGACTAAGTTTGTTAGTTGAATATATTCTGTTTTATGAATCAGGTCGACCAAGAAGGTTATCTCCGTGACAGTCCCTCCATGTTCCCATGAAGCGTAAAGGACAAGTCTATGACAGTCCCTCCATGTTCCCGTGAAGCCATTGTACTTTACCACATATTGCTTACAATTTTTGTGTACCACATATTGTCAAGTTCGTGACACAAATATCTCATGTACTCACACATTTTTTGTACTTCTACCACAAGtttaaagtttctttttataCCACatattatttacaatgtttGTGTACCACACATTTTTTGTACTCAAGCTAtcatctttttctatataatgatCAACCCTTCATAACAATACATATCACAAGCATTTTCCTATTACtctcaaaaccaacaaaaaaaattccttctctttagtttccttttttttacaatggcttcttcttcccattATTCTTCCCAaaatgatgttgatgacatacttgatgaatgttttaatcaaacatGCGATCAAATCACCAATCATGTATGGTAAAATCTTCTTACTCCACCAATCCAAAGTCAACCACCacctaaaccaagaaaaaagcgAATTCACATTGAAAGGAATCGAGAAGTCGGAGCTGAGCacttgtggaatgattatttcagtgaggATGCTACTTACCCTCCCAACATGTTCCGTCGccgttttagaatgaacaagtCATTATTCATTCGTATTGTGGAGAAGCTTGCAAATGAAGTTCCCtattttcaacaaagaaaagatGCTACTGGAAGGTTGGGTCTATCTACATTGCAAAAGTGTACAACAGCAATTCGTATGATGGTATATGGTGCTGGAGCTGATGCGTTTGACGAATACCTCCGACTTTCTGAAACCGTGGCGCTATCATGCTTGGAAAATTTTACAAATGCAATCGtaaatttatttggagatgagtacttgAGAAGACCCACATCAGCAAATCTTCAAAGACTACTCGACATTGACGAGTTTCGCGGATTTCCCAgcatgataggaagcatcgattgtatgcattgggagtggaagaattgtcccaccgcatggaaaggtcaatacACCCGCGGATCTGGAAAGCCCACAATCGTTTTAGAGGTGGTGGCTTCTTATGATCTCTGGATCTGGCATGCTTTCTTTGGACtaccaggtacattaaacgatatcaatattCTTGACCGATCTCCagtctttgatgatattttgcatgGTCGAGCTCCTAAAGTTAAATACAGTGTCAACAGACATGAGTATAaattggcttactatctgacggatggtatttatccaaaatcgtctacttttatccaatctattccACTACCACAAACTCCAAAAGCCTCTTTATTTGCAAGacaacaagaagctgtgcgTAAAAATGTAGAGCGTGCTTTTGGAGGTTTGCAGgctcgatttgccatagtcaaaaACCCGGCTCTTATTTGGGATAAGgaaaaaattgggaaaataatgagagcgtgtatcatactacacaatatgatagtagaggACGAACGAGATGGATACACTCTGTTTGATGAAACTGAATTCGCACAAATGGAGTCAAGTAGAGCTTCAGAAGTTGACTACACGCTTCCAACATCCAGGCCTTCATTTGTCTCTACTATGCTCAAGAATCGAAAGGATGTTCGTGatcgagaaaaaaataaatgcttgcaagatgatttgattgagaatatttgggcaaaatttggagcaaatcagtattaaaattaatcattctctccatttatgaattgcatttctgttgtaatatgtattaatgtttttcttatgttttgtatgtttgaaaattaattaaaatgcaatattttctaattttataaaatcttaaatgtttacatatttataccacttctattttatttaaaatttttaaattttcgaaaacaatattttcaaaaataagagacccaaaataagaacctaccaatgGAAGAGAAAATTATATCTAAAAGATCATAagttcttatattcaaaacaatacacaattaattcataaaaaaaatttaacaacccCCTTATAATATCCTGCCGATATTGATGCTCTTAGGCTCCAcccaaaagcaaaagaaagcaaTATACACAAATTAGTTTCTGTTTAAATTAAAACTCTACAAATCTCTGATATTACCCTATTTTATACTCGCAATAAGAATAATGGAAGACACGGAAGATACAGATGTGGTGTACGGTCAAATAGTGAGATTGTAcagaataatatttaaataattatagcTTGTAGAAAGTTAAATTATCGCAAGGCTGAAGATATATACGACCTTGGaatcaaatctttaattatttcttgACTGGGGTTGTCATCTTGAGCCAGCCAGTAGTTTAGTTCTTAAATCAAGAACCATAACCTTATAAGATAGGACCACAttgtgatatataattataatcataCAGAAAGATAGAACCATGATGGTATTTTTCCACAgcttttttcgtttttatttttacaatatagTACTACTATATAACAAAAGAGTACCGTTGATTAGTTCAATATgtgcaaatataaaatttacgaATATTCTTTTATTCTTGTTTAATGACGTGGCGACTATGACTAAACAGGTGATTAACtatattatcaaatatatatcaatGGAATATAAGAGTGATTAAgaagaataaacaaatttttataaagattgCCCGTAATGGATTCCACTACACCACTAATCCCCTTTTTAATAGAaaggaagtacacaacattattttcgtagactttataatttaaataaatgattataaatggttataaataggttatacataagttatatattattaatccatatattaattggttacaagttgatagtttatatattaatagtaacaaataaaacattaattgtaaccgaaaatcttaaacggGACATTCCAAATCTCACCAAACACCTTCCaagcttttaatataaatcaatgtctttaaaaccGGACCAGAAGGTGAACCGGAAGTGTTTTGGGTCACTGGGTCAACAAGTCGGACCGATTGAATTAcgggtcaattagtttattagtttgattacattttatgaatataacatctacttttctataaatatatgaataaaacatacataattaagtactaaacaactaaaattaaacttttaaatgattagataaaataactaactgattcttttataaataacaacatttatttataatttggtttaagtttaaagtgtgaccaacataaaatattttaatttgagactGACTATCCGGTCCGACCCGCCGGTTCAACCACCGGTTCATGGGTTTTAGCGggttttttctggttttttgcgggttttatttgttagatttttagAGGGTACCCGGACCGGAATACCTATCGGGTTGTGGTTGGATCGAACCGACCGGCCGGTCCGGTCCTggttaaaaaatattgatataaatcattcagatctccattcaccaaaatacatctctcatattcatacaaaaaaaaataactatcgTTTCTCAGTTTACAATGCTAAACCgtcttataagttatattttattttaaaattataatacagataaaatgaattttaacccgtgctttAGCACGGATCCAAATCTAGTCAAGTAtgttaaacaagaaaaataataaacaaatgtaTAGTTATTTATTCCAATCCATGGGTTGATATTCACTTTGAATGATGTTCGGATGTTCCTaatcctatttatttatttaattttgctCTATGAACCTTTTTGTGTTTAAATACTTTCAACTTGAGAGAATATCCGTAATcagctaattaaaaaattagtcaCTGACTTAGAaaagatattcaaaattttcacccaaaaacaaaaaaatgacgATCAAATTTGGCATGAAAATCCATGCATGGTCAGGATAAGAATCTTTGTGAAAATTATTTGATTCCGTTAAAAATCTTCTTATTATGGTAATCTCATCCTCTTCTTGCCTTTTCTAGAAATTATGTTTCTAtactctttaattaattaaaaatatttggtgATGAAATtcgattcttatttcaaatctCTCCTCTCTGCCTTGCAAAGGATTTGTCCGTACAGTCGTTTTGCACTGTTTAAGAAAAGTTATTTAAGATAGAATTGAATCAATTGATAATTACTTTACCCTCCTCAAGATTCAATGGTTTATGTTAAAACTAGTTTAAGAAAAGTGAGACTAATACGAATCCGATCAATAACAGTATATAGTTTTTGAGTTTGTAACGCGTTCACATATTTTTAATCAACGATgcgtaataatattttgtaatagcTAGTGTTTCGTGATGCAAAATACACTAACATTTCGTATGCCTTGTGTTATTTGTTTAACTAGAGAAACATTCACTATATTTTTGAGTGGTATAACAATACAACTATACATAAATCAAAACTcaataatacattttatttttttttgaacaaagaaacTCAATAATAGTTTTGTGATTCTTTTCGCGTCGgtaaatgaagaaaaatgagTAAGACAAGTCAGCATTAGACACGTGTCAGTCAAGAATAC is a genomic window containing:
- the LOC104753204 gene encoding uncharacterized protein LOC104753204, which gives rise to MGNGKRVSFWHDWWTPFGPLINFLGPTGPSQTGIPLHYSVAMACSQRSWRLRPARSPQAEQLHIQLTTVQLPASTNELDSFLWQTKGERSNKFNIQKTWEALRYRQGSVPWSKQVWYKGAIPRHAFLLWITHLNQLPTRSRLATWGMQIDTSCCICGLYPETRDHLFLHCDYSEVLWAEVTKRLGYRPFVFQTWEALLAWMDCSDASSTQTLRRLVSQAVIYALWNERNNRLHNNNFTPSHVQFKVLDRQVRDAILEKGHRKNFKYLLGQWLKHL
- the LOC104753205 gene encoding glutathione S-transferase T3-like; the encoded protein is MDSDDSMNPYRPTPSFFNLLTSQLETQNLEYTHCESPCSEAPSEPASPLENRKSRNAWLPSDDVMLRIEDYYAECPNAEGRPKREAHHCKQRWGRINDLVCKFVGCFEAATREKSSGQNEDDVMKLAHQSYFNDQNQRITLEHAWRELRYDQKWCASTSSKVNGVKRGRVVGEDVSAQPVVDVEDEPQPPPPGVKAAKAAKRKAKPAVEEDGKAFLEFQLERVTRMYEMKQEDFAMKEKEFAMKKEHSLHVMLEALIAKKDSITKTEKALKEKLINDLMSSG